Proteins from one Cicer arietinum cultivar CDC Frontier isolate Library 1 chromosome 3, Cicar.CDCFrontier_v2.0, whole genome shotgun sequence genomic window:
- the LOC101488608 gene encoding probable anion transporter 3, chloroplastic, with protein sequence MAAATNSSVFHISNTRHTFYKRYPCYRGHSSFELPHLSFVSHRNVKLDFESKKLEWKRGRREELERKRTKLSVKCTAEGIDGGMIVGEDGINNVISNIPERYKVVCLVACVMCLCNADRVVMSVAVVPLAAKHGWSSSFLGIVQSSFLWGYIFSSVIGGALVDRYGGKRVMACGVLLWSLATLLTPLAANHSTIALLAIRAFFGLAEGVALPSMSTLLSRWFPNNERATAFGISMAGFHIGNVIGLLITPIMLSSIGIYGPFILFSFLGLLWVMAWTHQVTDDPLESNFISRSELRLIQAGKILSTKKSNNKFPPLGLILSKLPSWAIIFANATNNWGYFVLLSWMPVYFKSVYNVNLKQAAWFSAVPWATMAFSGYLAGTASDFLINAGYPTTFVRKLMQTIGFIGPAVTLLCLNYANTPTIAATLLTAALSLSSFSQAGFMLNIQDIAPQYAGILHGIANSAGTLAAIISTIGTGYFVQWLGSFQAFLTITSGLYVVTTIFWNLFATGDQVL encoded by the exons ATGGCTGCTGCTACAAACTCATCAGTATTTCACATATCCAACACCAGACACACTTTCTATAAGAGGTATCCGTGCTACAGAGGTCATAGTTCATTCGAACTACCTCATTTGAGTTTTGTTAGTCATAGGAATGTCAAGTTGGATTTTGAGTCCAAAAAATTGGAATGGAAGAGAGGAAGAAGGGAAGAGTTGGAGAGAAAGAGAACGAAATTGAGTGTGAAGTGTACTGCAGAAGGAATAGATGGAGGAATGATTGTGGGAGAAGATGGTATTAATAATGTTATTAGTAATATTCCTGAGAGGTACAAGGTTGTGTGTTTGGTGGCATGTGTGATGTGTCTTTGTAATGCTGACCGTGTTGTCATGTCAGTTGCTGTTGTTCCTCTTGCTGCTAAACATGGTTGGTCTAGTTCTTTTCTTGGCATTGTTCAG TCATCTTTTCTGTGGGGTTACATATTCTCTTCAGTGATTGGAGGAGCTTTGGTAGATAGATATGGAGGAAAAAGGGTGATGGCTTGTGGTGTATTGTTGTGGTCTTTGGCAACTCTTCTTACACCTTTAGCAGCCAACCATTCCACAATAGCCTTGTTGGCAATTCGTGCTTTCTTTGGACTAGCTGAAGGAGTGGCTCTTCCGTCCATGAGTACTCTCTTATCAAG GTGGTTTCCAAATAATGAGAGAGCAACTGCTTTTGGAATTTCAATGGCTGGATTTCATATTGGCAATGTCATAGGCTTGTTGATAACACCAATTATGTTATCCTCTATTGGAATTTATGGTCCATTCATATTATTCTCATTTCTTGGTTTGCTTTGGGTGATGGCATGGACACATCAAGTTACAGATGATCCTTTGGAAAGCAATTTCATCAGCAGATCAGAATTAAGATTAATCCAAGCTGGTAAAATTCTTTCTACAAAAAAGAGTAATAACAAGTTTCCTCCATTAGgccttattttatcaaaattaccatcaTGGGCTATAATATTTGCCAATGCAACAAACAATTGG GGTTACTTTGTTCTCCTCTCTTGGATGCCGGTTTATTTCAAAAGC gTGTATAATGTGAATTTGAAGCAGGCAGCATGGTTTAGTGCAGTTCCATGGGCAACAATGGCATTTTCAGGTTATCTAGCTGGTACTGCATCAGATTTCTTAATCAATGCAGGGTACCCTACAACATTTGTCCGTAAATTAATGCAG ACAATTGGATTTATTGGGCCAGCTGTGACCTTGCTATGCTTGAATTATGCAAATACACCAACAATTGCTGCTACACTCTTGACTGCAGCTTTGAGTTTGAGCTCTTTCAGCCAAGCTGGATTTATGCTTAACATACAA GACATTGCTCCTCAGTATGCAGGAATTCTACATG GAATAGCAAATTCAGCTGGAACTTTAGCAGCTATCATAAGCACAATTGGAACTGGTTATTTTGTCCAATGGTTGGGATCATTTCAGGCATTCTTAACTATAACATCAGGTCTCTATGTTGTGACCACCATTTTTTGGAATCTTTTTGCCACAGGAGACCAAGTTTTGTGA
- the LOC101488278 gene encoding uncharacterized protein, with protein MNPMNFRSLEDFWAFYVSQHSKRATRHWHFVGTFLSIFFLMFSIFFSWWFLFFVPLSGYGCAWYSHFFVEKNVPATFGHPFWSFLCDYKMFGLMLTGKMDREIKRLGKRPVLQGF; from the coding sequence atgaaCCCAATGAATTTCAGAAGCTTAGAAGATTTCTGGGCTTTTTATGTGAGCCAACATTCAAAAAGGGCTACAAGACATTGGCACTTTGTGGGAACGTTTTTGAGTATTTTCTTCTTgatgttttctattttcttcagttggtggtttttgttctttgttCCTTTATCTGGTTATGGATGTGCATGGTATAGTCATTTCTTTGTTGAAAAGAATGTTCCAGCTACTTTTGGACACCccttttggtcatttttgtgtGATTACAAAATGTTTGGATTGATGCTTACTGGAAAAATGGATAGAGAGATCAAGAGGCTTGGAAAAAGACCTGTGTTGCAAGGGTTctga